In a single window of the Elaeis guineensis isolate ETL-2024a chromosome 8, EG11, whole genome shotgun sequence genome:
- the LOC105050207 gene encoding G-type lectin S-receptor-like serine/threonine-protein kinase LECRK2 has translation MASSSLFLQFLVPLLLPLLSITPSYAQSHRDISLGTSLISTLGQNTSWLSPSGEFAFGFHPLETDRSLFLLAIWFEKIAQKTVVWYANGGKPVQYGSMVELTADGQLLLKDHNGQELWNAGKNASYAAMLDTGNFVLVGTHASVVWQSFDTPTDTILPSQVLHPGTELHARLTATNYSSGRFELRFEDDGNLVLYTVAVPSGNQYDPYWTSDTIGNGSQLVFNESGRIYLAEKNGSISNFTSGSIGPMEDFYQRATLDFDGVFRQYVYPRKGMRSGSWNDDWTSVDAKPTDICQAIAAKTGSGACGYNSYCTIDERQHVDCECPPSYSFFDPNRTYKGCMPDFAAQSCDADAKEIESLYGFKEMIGLDWPLSDYEQLYPIEEDQCRKECLSDCFCVAATYNINDRNCSKMKAPLSNGKKGSYIHTKSLIKVPRSTQSPPPIPTVVIKDKNSWTGIRSLLLGGSALINILLIAAVLLLAFYSYKKRIYSLQPNSSETGTGLRSFTYRELQEATNNFSEQLDYGGLGGAYKGCLRDEASTFVAVKRVGDLLPDSEVEFINLIKAIGQASHKNLVRLLGFCNEGTERFLVYEFLSTGPLKSFLFRSIRLKWNQRVQVALGIARGLLYLHEECGTQIIHCDIQPRNILLDDNFVAKISNFELGKLLREDQARVTMAVRGTVGYIAPEWFQNMGITAKVDVYSFGVTLLEIICCRKVLEPVLENDEAARLTDWVNICYRNGRLDMVVGGDEEVRFDMGRVERFVAVALWCVQEEPSLRPTMWKVTQMLDGAATVPVPPDPSSYISSIQ, from the coding sequence ATggcttcctcttctcttttcctcCAATTCCTTGTTCCTCTCCTCCTGCCACTACTGTCAATCACCCCTTCTTACGCTCAAAGTCACCGCGATATAAGCTTGGGCACCTCCCTAATTAGCACCCTCGGTCAAAACACCTCCTGGCTCTCCCCCTCCGGCGAGTTTGCATTTGGCTTTCATCCCCTCGAAACTGACCGCAGCCTGTTTTTGCTTGCCATCTGGTTCGAGAAGATAGCACAGAAGACTGTAGTCTGGTATGCAAATGGAGGCAAACCGGTGCAGTATGGGTCCATGGTGGAGCTCACCGCCGACGGGCAGCTCCTGCTCAAGGACCACAACGGCCAGGAGCTGTGGAACGCCGGCAAGAATGCCTCCTACGCTGCCATGCTCGACACCGGTAACTTCGTGCTTGTCGGCACCCATGCCTCTGTCGTTTGGCAGAGCTTCGACACTCCTACTGACACCATTTTGCCCTCCCAAGTCCTGCATCCGGGGACTGAGCTCCATGCCCGTCTAACGGCCACCAACTACTCCAGTGGAAGGTTTGAGCTCAGGTTCGAAGACGATGGCAATCTGGTGTTGTATACAGTGGCCGTTCCTTCTGGCAATCAGTATGATCCTTACTGGACGAGTGATACCATCGGAAATGGATCGCAGCTCGTCTTCAATGAGTCGGGTAGAATCTACTTGGCCGAAAAGAATGGTAGCATATCCAATTTTACCTCCGGGTCGATAGGCCCGATGGAGGATTTCTACCAGAGGGCGACTCTCGACTTCGACGGCGTCTTCAGGCAGTACGTCTACCCGAGGAAGGGGATGAGGAGCGGGAGCTGGAACGATGACTGGACTTCTGTGGATGCCAAGCCTACAGACATCTGCCAAGCAATCGCTGCCAAGACCGGAAGCGGAGCTTGTGGGTACAACAGCTACTGCACAATTGATGAGAGGCAGCACGTCGACTGCGAGTGCCCACCCTCGTATTCCTTCTTCGATCCTAATAGGACGTACAAGGGGTGTATGCCGGATTTCGCGGCCCAAAGTTGTGACGCAGATGCGAAGGAGATAGAGTCACTCTATGGATTCAAAGAGATGATCGGTTTGGATTGGCCATTATCCGATTACGAACAGCTCTACCCCATAGAGGAGGACCAGTGCAGAAAGGAATGCTTGAGTGATTGTTTCTGTGTCGCTGCCACCTATAATATTAATGATCGGAATTGTTCCAAGATGAAGGCCCCCCTATCTAATGGAAAGAAGGGCAGctatatccacacgaagtctctCATCAAAGTACCCAGAAGTACCCAGTCCCCACCTCCGATTCCAACTGTAGTGATTAAAGACAAAAACTCATGGACAGGGATTAGATCGCTGCTTCTAGGGGGCTCGGCACTCATAAATATTTTGCTCATCGCTGCTGTTCTTCTTCTTGCCTTTTACTCCTACAAGAAAAGGATTTACAGTCTTCAGCCAAATTCGAGTGAAACAGGGACGGGTCTTCGTTCCTTCACTTACAGAGAGCTCCAAGAAGCCACCAATAATTTCAGCGAGCAACTGGATTATGGAGGTCTCGGAGGAGCTTACAAGGGCTGCTTGAGAGATGAAGCTAGTACTTTTGTGGCAGTAAAAAGAGTTGGTGATCTCTTGCCAGACTCGGAGGTGGAGTTCATCAATCTAATTAAAGCCATTGGCCAGGCCTCCCATAAGAATCTAGTCCGGTTGCTTGGGTTCTGCAATGAAGGAACAGAGCGATTTCTGGTATACGAGTTCCTGAGCACTGGCCCACTGAAGAGCTTCCTCTTTAGAAGTATCAGGCTAAAATGGAACCAACGAGTCCAGGTTGCCTTGGGAATTGCAAGAGGCCTCCTCTACTTGCATGAAGAGTGCGGCACTCAAATCATCCACTGTGACATACAGCCTCGAAACATCCTCTTGGATGACAACTTTGTTGCGAAGATTTCCAACTTTGAATTGGGAAAACTTCTAAGGGAAGATCAGGCACGAGTAACCATGGCGGTCAGAGGGACAGTAGGGTATATTGCACCGGAGTGGTTCCAGAACATGGGGATCACAGCCAAGGTGGATGTGTATAGCTTCGGTGTCACGTTGCTGGAGATCATATGCTGCCGGAAAGTTTTGGAACCAGTGCTGGAGAACGATGAGGCTGCAAGACTGACAGATTGGGTTAATATTTGCTATAGAAATGGGAGGTTGGATATGGTGGTAGGAGGTGATGAAGAGGTGCGCTTCGACATGGGGAGGGTGGAGAGGTTCGTGGCAGTGGCCCTTTGGTGCGTCCAAGAGGAGCCATCGCTGAGGCCAACGATGTGGAAGGTGACCCAGATGCTGGATGGAGCGGCTACTGTCCCTGTGCCACCTGACCCTTCCTCCTACATCAGTTCGATCCAGTAA